In the genome of Gemmatimonas sp., one region contains:
- a CDS encoding KGG domain-containing protein has product MTGKSRRGFASMDPARQREIASKGGRAAHEKGTAHEWSSDEARKAGRKGGVTVSRDRVHMATIGREGGESRSAAARQARVARAGDREMPLQVAREGGAPRPASDRPRTSITHVDESTAR; this is encoded by the coding sequence ATGACCGGGAAGAGCCGACGCGGGTTTGCGTCAATGGATCCCGCGCGTCAGCGCGAGATCGCCAGCAAGGGTGGGCGAGCGGCCCACGAAAAGGGGACGGCGCACGAGTGGTCGTCCGACGAAGCGCGGAAGGCCGGGCGCAAGGGCGGCGTGACCGTCAGTCGCGACCGGGTCCACATGGCAACCATCGGCCGTGAGGGTGGCGAATCCCGCAGTGCGGCGGCGCGTCAGGCGCGCGTCGCGCGGGCAGGAGATCGCGAAATGCCGTTGCAGGTGGCGCGAGAAGGCGGGGCGCCGCGTCCGGCGTCCGACCGTCCGCGCACCAGCATCACCCACGTCGACGAGTCGACGGCGCGCTGA
- a CDS encoding threonine/serine dehydratase, whose product MLPLDPTIVPAVSAVRSAAERLRSFLPPSRLVRHDGLSQTLGVDVWFKLELENPTGSFKVRGAYNVLAGLSAEERAKGVVASSAGNHGLGVAYAAHAFGTPAMLYVPVNAPQVKKDGIRALGTTVNDEAADYDVAMVMAKAYAAREGIRFINPCLGLDLLAGQGTVALELLEQLPAMQTVLICTGGGGLLGGMGGVLRQLAPHVRVIGVQSEETAAMTRSVRAGRVVDTPVTPTLADGLAGQIDDEALHIGQACADDLLLVTEEQLGETIAWLHHTTGMAVEGAGAVTVAALRHGYLTAPAGPLVAVVSGRNIDPSRLEALTTRYPG is encoded by the coding sequence ATGCTCCCACTCGATCCGACCATCGTTCCCGCAGTCTCGGCGGTGCGCTCCGCCGCCGAACGGCTGCGCTCGTTTCTGCCACCCAGCCGGCTCGTGCGGCACGACGGGCTGTCACAGACGCTCGGCGTCGACGTCTGGTTCAAGCTCGAGCTGGAGAATCCCACCGGCTCGTTCAAGGTGCGTGGCGCGTACAACGTGCTGGCCGGCCTGTCGGCGGAGGAGCGCGCCAAGGGTGTGGTGGCCTCGAGCGCCGGCAACCACGGACTGGGCGTGGCGTATGCCGCGCACGCTTTCGGCACGCCGGCCATGCTGTACGTGCCGGTCAACGCGCCGCAGGTCAAGAAGGACGGCATCAGGGCGCTCGGCACCACGGTGAACGACGAGGCCGCCGATTACGACGTGGCCATGGTGATGGCCAAGGCGTACGCCGCGCGCGAAGGCATCCGCTTCATCAACCCGTGCCTGGGGCTCGACCTGCTCGCCGGGCAGGGCACGGTGGCACTCGAGCTGCTGGAGCAGCTGCCCGCCATGCAGACGGTGCTGATTTGCACCGGGGGTGGTGGCCTGCTGGGCGGCATGGGTGGCGTGCTGCGACAGCTCGCGCCGCACGTGCGCGTGATTGGCGTGCAGAGTGAGGAGACCGCCGCCATGACACGCAGTGTGCGCGCCGGACGGGTGGTGGACACCCCTGTCACCCCCACGCTGGCCGATGGGCTCGCGGGGCAGATCGATGACGAGGCCTTGCACATTGGTCAGGCGTGCGCCGACGATCTCCTGCTCGTGACCGAGGAGCAGTTGGGAGAAACGATCGCGTGGCTGCACCACACCACCGGCATGGCCGTCGAAGGGGCCGGTGCCGTCACCGTGGCCGCCCTCCGTCACGGGTACCTGACCGCGCCCGCCGGCCCGCTGGTGGCGGTGGTGAGCGGTCGCAACATCGACCCGTCCCGCCTCGAAGCACTCACCACGCGCTACCCGGGGTAG
- a CDS encoding cysteine desulfurase-like protein has protein sequence MTATQVPPHMSDGSEHVIASVDAIRAQFPALGRREGDQPVAYFDGPGGTQVPRGVADAMTYYLLHHNANTHWAYPTSVETDALLMQARETLADFLGASAGEIAFGANMTTLLFHLSRAIGRALQPGDEIIVTELDHHANIAPWQALAKERGAVLRWLPLDLDTFRHEAGAFERLLTERTKVVALGAASNILGTVSDVPRLVQLARAAGAITVVDAVHYAPHHLVDVQTLGADFVLCSAYKFYGPHVGVVYGRADATAALDLPRLEPAPDWVPECLETGTQNHEGIVGAAAAVEFLASIAGEVTTSRRDRLAVAMHGLHERGEQLFAQLWNGLAEVDGVTLYGPRPGTPRTPTLSFRVLGHAAESVARFLAPRGVYVSHGDFYATTVARRLGYEQEGFVRVGCACYTSGAEVARLVDGVRTLVQGR, from the coding sequence ATGACAGCCACCCAGGTGCCCCCGCATATGTCCGACGGCAGCGAGCACGTGATTGCCAGCGTCGATGCCATTCGTGCCCAGTTCCCCGCCCTTGGTCGTCGCGAGGGAGACCAGCCCGTGGCGTACTTCGACGGGCCGGGGGGTACGCAGGTGCCGCGCGGCGTGGCCGATGCCATGACGTACTACCTGCTGCACCACAACGCCAACACGCACTGGGCCTATCCCACGAGCGTGGAGACCGATGCCCTGCTCATGCAGGCGCGCGAGACGCTCGCCGACTTTCTGGGGGCGAGCGCGGGGGAGATCGCGTTTGGTGCCAACATGACCACGCTGCTGTTTCATCTGTCGCGGGCCATTGGTCGCGCCCTGCAGCCGGGTGACGAAATCATCGTCACCGAGCTCGATCACCACGCCAACATCGCGCCGTGGCAGGCGCTGGCGAAGGAACGGGGGGCCGTGCTGCGCTGGCTGCCGCTCGATCTCGACACGTTCCGCCACGAGGCGGGCGCGTTCGAGCGACTGCTGACTGAGCGCACCAAGGTGGTGGCGCTCGGGGCGGCCTCCAACATCCTTGGCACGGTGAGTGATGTGCCGCGCCTGGTGCAGCTCGCGCGCGCCGCCGGCGCCATCACGGTGGTCGACGCCGTGCATTACGCCCCGCACCATCTGGTCGACGTGCAGACGCTGGGCGCCGACTTCGTGCTGTGCAGCGCCTACAAGTTCTACGGGCCGCATGTGGGGGTGGTGTACGGCCGCGCCGATGCCACCGCCGCGCTCGACCTGCCGCGCCTGGAGCCTGCGCCCGATTGGGTCCCGGAATGCCTGGAAACCGGCACCCAGAACCACGAGGGCATCGTGGGCGCCGCCGCCGCGGTGGAGTTTCTCGCCAGCATTGCCGGCGAGGTGACGACCTCCCGCCGTGACCGGCTGGCCGTTGCCATGCACGGGCTGCACGAGCGCGGCGAGCAGCTGTTCGCCCAGCTGTGGAACGGCCTCGCGGAGGTCGACGGGGTCACGCTCTACGGGCCCCGTCCCGGTACGCCCCGCACGCCCACCCTGAGCTTTCGAGTGCTAGGGCACGCCGCCGAGTCGGTGGCGCGCTTCCTCGCGCCGCGGGGCGTGTACGTGTCGCACGGCGACTTCTACGCCACCACGGTGGCGCGTCGGTTGGGATACGAGCAGGAGGGCTTCGTGCGCGTCGGCTGTGCCTGCTACACGAGCGGCGCGGAAGTGGCGCGGCTCGTGGATGGCGTGCGTACGCTGGTCCAGGGGCGCTGA
- the rnz gene encoding ribonuclease Z — protein MPLLVRFLGTAASRPTAERGVPSLALIRDGQTLLFDCGEGTQRQMMRYGVSFSLEDLFFTHTHSDHILGITGLIRTMALQGRTERLRLWAPRGAGKTLRQCISLGGERTTFPVDITELDAGASLARGEYRIDTFAVDHGPSTSLGYALVEEERKGRFNPDLARALGIPEGPLWGRIHRGEQITLDDGRVIDSAMLVGERRRGRRVVITGDTRPCAATIEAARDADLLVHEATFADDEAARAVETGHCTAREAAEVAKAAGARRLALTHISARYSQNARELEREAKAVFANTTVAKDGYEVELALTEEEAGLG, from the coding sequence ATGCCGCTGCTCGTCCGTTTTCTCGGAACCGCCGCTTCCCGCCCCACCGCGGAACGGGGGGTGCCATCGCTCGCGCTCATTCGCGATGGGCAAACCCTGCTGTTCGACTGCGGCGAAGGCACGCAGCGCCAGATGATGCGCTACGGCGTGTCCTTCTCGCTCGAAGACCTGTTCTTCACGCACACGCACTCCGACCACATTCTGGGGATTACCGGACTCATCCGTACGATGGCGCTGCAGGGGCGCACCGAACGGCTACGACTTTGGGCCCCCCGTGGCGCGGGGAAAACGTTGCGTCAATGCATCAGTCTTGGTGGCGAGCGTACCACGTTTCCGGTGGACATTACGGAACTGGACGCCGGCGCCTCGCTCGCCCGCGGTGAGTATCGCATCGACACCTTCGCCGTGGATCACGGCCCCTCCACCTCCCTCGGCTACGCGCTGGTGGAGGAGGAACGGAAGGGCCGCTTCAACCCCGACCTGGCCCGGGCGCTGGGCATCCCCGAGGGGCCGCTGTGGGGGCGCATTCACCGGGGCGAACAGATCACCCTCGACGACGGGCGCGTGATTGATTCGGCGATGCTCGTGGGCGAGCGGCGACGTGGTCGGCGCGTGGTCATTACCGGAGATACGCGCCCCTGCGCCGCCACCATCGAGGCGGCGCGCGACGCCGACCTGCTCGTGCACGAGGCCACCTTCGCCGACGACGAAGCGGCGCGCGCGGTGGAAACGGGGCACTGCACGGCGCGCGAAGCGGCCGAAGTGGCCAAGGCCGCGGGAGCGCGGCGGCTCGCGCTCACCCATATCTCGGCGCGCTACTCGCAGAACGCGCGCGAACTCGAGCGCGAAGCGAAGGCAGTGTTCGCCAATACGACCGTGGCGAAGGATGGGTACGAGGTGGAGCTGGCGTTGACGGAGGAGGAGGCGGGGCTCGGATAA
- a CDS encoding acyl-CoA thioesterase has protein sequence MTDRPARPVAHSQHETSELIMPQDANILGHAFGGAIMAMVDKAAAVSAFRHARTACVTASIDRVDFREPIHVGDLVTCKASVNFVGTTSMEIGVRVEAEDLINGTRRHTNTCYLTFVAIDRNGRPVPIAAVMPETEEQQRRYDAAQARRRRRLEERQDEARGAS, from the coding sequence ATGACCGACCGCCCCGCCCGTCCCGTCGCCCACTCGCAGCACGAGACGAGTGAACTCATCATGCCGCAGGATGCCAACATCCTTGGCCATGCCTTCGGCGGCGCCATCATGGCCATGGTGGACAAGGCCGCGGCGGTCTCGGCGTTCCGCCATGCCCGCACCGCCTGCGTGACGGCCTCCATCGACCGCGTCGACTTCCGCGAGCCCATTCACGTGGGCGATCTCGTGACGTGCAAGGCGTCGGTGAACTTCGTGGGCACCACGTCCATGGAGATCGGGGTGCGGGTGGAGGCCGAGGACCTCATCAACGGCACTCGGCGGCACACGAATACCTGCTACCTCACGTTCGTGGCCATCGATCGCAACGGCCGCCCGGTGCCCATCGCCGCGGTGATGCCGGAAACCGAGGAGCAGCAGCGGCGCTACGACGCCGCGCAGGCCCGCCGTCGTCGTCGCCTCGAGGAGCGCCAGGACGAGGCGCGGGGCGCGTCGTAG
- a CDS encoding NAD(P)-dependent oxidoreductase, with protein MPRVAFLGLGAIGTPMARHLARPDFDLAVWNRTAARAEAFAAAHDARAVTTPAEAARDRDVVVTCLPVSRDVESLLAGPDGLLATMPAGAVLVDCTSGDAATSRRIAATLAERGIGFLDAPVSGGVSGAEQGTLTVMIGGDEATLARVRPVIECFGKKIVHCGAVGAGDALKAVNNALLAMHIWGTAEGLVALEKAGVKAEVALDVINTSSGRSNASMNLFPERVVTRAFPRTFRLALLDKDVGIAAELAREQRITAPLLQLTSELFRMAHHELGEEADHVEAARVVERLGGATIGGGAATGSAST; from the coding sequence ATGCCACGTGTCGCGTTTCTCGGTCTCGGCGCCATTGGAACTCCCATGGCGCGCCATCTCGCCCGTCCCGATTTCGACCTCGCCGTGTGGAACCGCACCGCGGCCAGGGCCGAGGCGTTTGCGGCCGCGCACGACGCGCGTGCCGTGACCACGCCCGCCGAGGCCGCGCGGGACCGTGATGTGGTCGTGACCTGTCTCCCCGTGTCACGGGATGTCGAGTCGCTGCTCGCGGGCCCGGACGGCCTGCTGGCCACCATGCCGGCCGGCGCTGTCCTCGTCGACTGCACGTCGGGCGACGCCGCCACCTCGCGGCGGATCGCTGCCACCCTGGCCGAGCGCGGCATCGGGTTTCTCGACGCCCCCGTGTCCGGCGGGGTGAGCGGGGCGGAGCAGGGAACACTCACGGTCATGATCGGCGGCGACGAGGCCACCCTGGCGCGCGTGCGCCCCGTCATCGAGTGCTTCGGCAAGAAGATCGTGCACTGCGGCGCCGTGGGCGCGGGCGATGCCCTCAAGGCAGTGAATAACGCGTTGCTGGCCATGCACATCTGGGGTACCGCCGAGGGGCTGGTGGCACTCGAGAAGGCGGGGGTGAAGGCGGAGGTGGCACTCGACGTGATCAACACCTCGAGCGGCCGCTCGAACGCGAGTATGAACCTCTTCCCCGAGCGGGTGGTCACGCGTGCCTTCCCCCGCACCTTCCGGCTGGCGCTGCTCGACAAGGACGTGGGAATAGCCGCCGAGCTGGCGCGCGAGCAGCGCATTACGGCACCGCTGCTGCAGCTCACCTCGGAGCTGTTCCGCATGGCCCATCACGAGCTGGGCGAGGAGGCCGATCATGTGGAAGCGGCCCGTGTGGTGGAGCGACTGGGCGGCGCCACCATTGGCGGCGGGGCCGCCACCGGGAGTGCCTCGACATGA
- a CDS encoding MFS transporter, with protein MSADQIGEARDTYAALRLPNFRRYILALFTLTLGIQIQGTVVGWQIYDLTKDPLALGLVGLAEALPAISMSLFAGHVADTYDRRRIALAALSVLVACSIALWWLALPAPTGNTPLTASARVRSIYAVIVVSGVARAFLQPARQALSAELVPRTLYSNAITWRSGSWQLAAVLGPALGGLLYAVGGITLSYAVDAVLMAFAVLVLFSVRHRSPHRERHDEPMRVAILGGLHFVFRDPLLLSALSLDLFSVLFGGAVALLPVFASEILQAGPTGLGLLRAAPAAGAVVSSILLTRFPPFAHSGRNLLLAVTGFGVCTIGFGLSRSLPLSIAFLALGGASDMVSVVIRSLMLQMRTPEALLGRVSSVNQIFIGSSNEIGAFESGITARWWGAVTAVVVGGVATLGVAATVAWRVPALRRLKNLKGH; from the coding sequence ATGTCCGCTGACCAGATCGGCGAGGCGCGCGATACCTACGCCGCGCTCCGCCTGCCCAATTTCCGTCGCTACATCCTCGCGCTGTTCACGCTCACCCTGGGTATTCAAATCCAGGGGACGGTCGTCGGCTGGCAGATTTACGATCTCACGAAGGATCCGCTGGCCCTTGGCCTCGTCGGGTTGGCGGAGGCGCTGCCGGCGATCAGCATGTCGCTGTTCGCCGGACATGTCGCCGATACCTACGACCGACGCCGCATCGCGTTGGCGGCGCTGTCGGTCCTGGTGGCGTGCTCAATCGCGCTCTGGTGGCTGGCGCTCCCCGCGCCCACGGGCAACACACCGCTTACGGCGTCTGCGCGCGTGCGATCCATCTACGCCGTCATCGTCGTGAGTGGCGTGGCGCGCGCCTTTCTGCAGCCGGCACGTCAGGCGCTCAGCGCCGAGCTGGTGCCGCGTACGCTATACAGCAATGCCATCACGTGGCGCAGCGGCAGCTGGCAGTTGGCCGCCGTGCTGGGGCCGGCGCTGGGTGGCCTGCTGTACGCCGTGGGCGGCATCACGCTCAGCTACGCTGTGGACGCCGTGCTCATGGCATTCGCGGTATTGGTGCTCTTCTCCGTGCGTCATCGCTCGCCCCACCGCGAGCGGCACGATGAACCGATGCGCGTAGCCATTCTTGGCGGGTTGCATTTCGTCTTCCGCGATCCGTTGCTGCTGAGCGCCTTGTCACTCGACCTGTTCTCGGTACTCTTCGGTGGCGCCGTGGCGCTGTTGCCAGTCTTCGCCAGCGAGATTCTGCAGGCCGGCCCCACGGGGCTCGGATTGCTGCGCGCGGCCCCTGCGGCGGGGGCGGTGGTGTCGAGCATCCTGCTCACGCGCTTCCCGCCCTTCGCGCATTCGGGGCGCAACCTGCTGCTCGCCGTCACCGGCTTCGGGGTGTGCACGATCGGCTTCGGGCTCAGTCGGAGCCTGCCGCTCTCCATTGCCTTCCTCGCGCTGGGGGGCGCGAGCGACATGGTGAGCGTGGTCATTCGCAGCCTCATGCTGCAGATGCGCACTCCCGAGGCGCTGCTGGGGCGCGTCTCCAGCGTGAATCAGATCTTCATTGGCAGCTCGAACGAGATCGGTGCGTTCGAGAGTGGCATCACCGCCCGCTGGTGGGGCGCGGTGACGGCCGTGGTGGTGGGTGGCGTGGCTACTCTGGGCGTGGCGGCCACGGTGGCGTGGAGGGTGCCGGCGCTACGCCGGCTGAAGAATCTGAAGGGGCACTGA
- a CDS encoding deoxyribodipyrimidine photo-lyase has translation MATPGALGAFTGTMNRAHPSLPYGANAAGAHALESEYVRDQLVPRTLDVNGKTYHPDGEYVLYWMQSTHRLDENWALRAAIRTANRVQRPLVIHQGLDPTYPHASDRHHTFILQGARDTARHAEQLGLYYQFVLRARRDDDRRVLDRLAARAYAVITDLYPTAGVRERTERFGERVNCRVLAIDSVCTVPSGTFTKPEFAARTIRPKIAKLLDQMLEPVAEGMPQVPVSESLRASLRDTVAAGGGLTVLPLATMTDDDIARAVAACEIDHTVAAVTQPGGSVAAQARFAQFLQRGLTHYDTQRNEAGNSEGTSRLSPYLHYGHIASARVIREARAARAEVGATAADLEAFVQQVTTWRELSYNWCVRTRHFDQLTALPDWVQRTMAEHANDPRPQQYDLETLEGAHSGDRLWNAAQHELVTQGIIHNYPRMLWGKTILLWTESYEQARAWMFHLNDKYALDGRDPNSVGGIMWCLGLWDRPWGNKPVWGGLRPMVTHRAKMKFDVEGYIARVQGTRLL, from the coding sequence GTGGCAACTCCCGGAGCGCTGGGGGCGTTCACCGGCACCATGAACCGCGCCCATCCTTCCTTGCCCTACGGGGCGAACGCTGCGGGCGCGCACGCCCTCGAGTCGGAGTACGTGCGCGACCAGCTGGTACCGCGCACCCTCGATGTGAACGGCAAGACGTATCACCCCGACGGGGAGTACGTGCTGTACTGGATGCAGTCCACGCACCGCCTCGATGAAAACTGGGCGCTGCGGGCGGCCATCCGCACCGCCAATCGCGTCCAGCGGCCGCTGGTCATTCATCAGGGACTCGACCCCACCTATCCGCACGCCAGCGACCGCCACCACACCTTCATCCTGCAGGGCGCGCGCGACACGGCGCGTCACGCGGAGCAGCTGGGGCTGTACTACCAGTTCGTGCTGCGGGCGCGGCGCGACGACGACCGCCGCGTGCTGGATCGGCTCGCGGCGCGTGCGTATGCCGTGATCACCGACCTCTACCCCACGGCTGGCGTGCGCGAACGCACCGAGCGCTTCGGCGAGCGGGTGAACTGCCGGGTGCTGGCCATCGACAGCGTGTGCACGGTACCCAGCGGCACCTTCACCAAACCGGAGTTTGCCGCACGCACCATTCGGCCCAAGATTGCGAAGCTGCTCGACCAGATGCTCGAACCGGTGGCGGAGGGGATGCCGCAGGTGCCCGTGAGCGAGTCGTTGCGGGCCTCGTTGCGCGACACGGTGGCCGCGGGAGGCGGGCTCACGGTGCTCCCGCTGGCCACCATGACCGACGACGACATCGCGCGCGCCGTGGCCGCGTGCGAGATCGACCACACGGTGGCCGCAGTCACGCAGCCGGGGGGCAGCGTAGCGGCGCAGGCGCGTTTTGCGCAGTTCCTGCAGCGCGGCCTCACGCACTACGACACCCAGCGCAACGAGGCCGGCAACAGCGAGGGCACCTCGCGGCTCTCGCCCTACCTGCACTACGGCCACATCGCGTCGGCGCGCGTGATTCGTGAGGCGCGCGCCGCCCGCGCCGAGGTGGGCGCGACCGCTGCTGACCTGGAGGCATTCGTGCAGCAGGTCACCACCTGGCGCGAGTTGAGCTACAACTGGTGCGTACGCACGCGCCACTTCGACCAGCTCACCGCGCTCCCCGACTGGGTGCAACGCACCATGGCGGAACATGCCAACGACCCGCGGCCGCAGCAGTACGACCTCGAGACGCTCGAGGGGGCACACAGCGGCGATCGCCTGTGGAACGCCGCGCAGCACGAACTCGTGACGCAGGGGATCATCCACAACTACCCGCGCATGCTGTGGGGCAAGACCATCCTGCTCTGGACCGAGAGCTACGAGCAGGCGCGCGCCTGGATGTTTCACCTCAACGACAAGTACGCGCTGGACGGGCGAGATCCCAACAGTGTGGGCGGCATCATGTGGTGCCTCGGACTCTGGGATCGCCCCTGGGGGAACAAGCCGGTGTGGGGCGGGCTGCGTCCCATGGTCACGCACCGTGCGAAGATGAAGTTCGATGTGGAGGGGTACATCGCCCGCGTGCAGGGGACACGGTTGCTGTAA